In Dioscorea cayenensis subsp. rotundata cultivar TDr96_F1 unplaced genomic scaffold, TDr96_F1_v2_PseudoChromosome.rev07_lg8_w22 25.fasta BLBR01000366.1, whole genome shotgun sequence, one DNA window encodes the following:
- the LOC120254138 gene encoding calmodulin-like protein 7 — MTPFLFFASIFLFVLINTYFFSSPKFFSWLSSLLLKCFHVAKQIKKKQKKGNEIPVLIFEKTELETMFSTFDKDGDGFITMQELEESLRKLGLISTEKELVSMIERVDANRDGLIDLDEFQKLYESIVKGNNNGDDDGDDEDQKEMDLKEAFDVFDGNRDGLITVDELGLVLSSLGLGRRVEDYKEMIKKVDLDGDGMVNFDEFKRMMMSNNVGKLL, encoded by the coding sequence ATGACACCCTTTCTCTTCTTTGCTTCCATCTTCCTCTTTGTCCTCATCAACACCTACTTCTTCTCCTCTCCCAAGTTCTTCTCATGGCTTTCTTCCCTCCTTTTAAAGTGTTTCCATGTTGCCAAACAAATcaagaagaagcagaagaagggGAATGAAATACCGGTACTCATCTTCGAAAAGACCGAGCTAGAGACGATGTTTTCGACCTTCGATAAAGACGGCGATGGCTTCATCACCATGCAAGAGCTTGAGGAGTCACTTAGGAAGCTTGGGCTCATCTCCACAGAGAAGGAACTTGTTAGTATGATTGAGAGAGTTGATGCTAATAGAGATGGGCTTATAGACCTTGATGAGTTTCAAAAGCTTTATGAGTCTATAGTAAAAGGTAACAATAATggagatgatgatggtgatgatgaagatCAAAAGGAGATGGATTTGAAAGAGGCTTTTGATGTGTTTGATGGGAATAGAGATGGGTTGATCACAGTGGATGAGTTAGGCTTGGTGTTGAGCTCTTTGGGTCTTGGTAGAAGGGTTGAAGATTACAAGGAGATGATAAAGAAGGTTGATCTTGATGGAGATGGCATGGTTAACTTTGATGAGTTCAAGAGGATGATGATGTCCAACAATGTTGGAAAACTTTTatag
- the LOC120254139 gene encoding gamma-glutamyl peptidase 5-like yields the protein MPSLPPPRRYAVLGAGHATEYIERVHGGFARMLARLLGDPETNERWDTYHVVDGDFSFLDEAEAFDGFVITGSISDAHADDEWILRLRDAVQELCRLKKRVLGICFGHQIIARALGGATGRAEVGWELGVKTLVVDSLKIGEIYGIEFPSRVEVIESHRDQVSAIPPEAVVLASSEKTKFEMFAIGDQILGIQSHPEFSKDVMMDIIQNQLSANSFSAEFANDAIQSFEKSKPDEEVMKYLCKTFLKGNGKAKSGAE from the exons atgccatctcttcctcctcctcggCGCTACGCCGTGCTTGGCGCCGGCCACGCGACGGAGTACATCGAGCGCGTCCATGGCGGCTTCGCGAGAATGCTGGCTCGCCTCCTCGGAGACCCAGAAACCAACGAGCGGTGGGACACCTACCACGTCGTGGACGGTGATTTCTCCTTCCTCGACGAAGCCGAGGCCTTTGATGGCTTCGTCATCACCGGTAGCATCTCCGATGCGCACGCGGACGATGAGTGGATACTCCGGCTAAGAGACGCGGTTCAGGAGCTCTGTCGGCTGAAGAAGAGGGTTTTAGGGATTTGTTTTGGGCACCAGATCATCGCGCGCGCGCTCGGTGGGGCGACGGGGAGGGCTGAGGTCGGATGGGAGCTCGGAGTGAAGACGCTggttgtggattctttgaagaTTGGGGAGATTTATGGGATTGAGTTTCCTTCTAGGGTTGAGGTTATTGAGAGCCATCGTGATCAG GTCTCAGCTATTCCGCCAGAAGCTGTTGTTTTGGCTTCATCTGAGAAAACTAAATTTGAAATGTTTGCAATTGGAGATCAGATTTTGGGTATCCAGAGCCACCCTGAATTTTCAAAGGATGTCATGATGGATATAATCCAGAATCAGCTTTCAGCAAATTCATTCAGT GCTGAGTTTGCAAATGATGCTATACAGAGTTTTGAGAAAAGCAAACCAGATGAAGAAGTGATGAAATATTTGTGCAAGACATTCTTGAAGGGAAATGGGAAAGCCAAATCTGGTGCTGAGTAA